One window of the Dreissena polymorpha isolate Duluth1 chromosome 5, UMN_Dpol_1.0, whole genome shotgun sequence genome contains the following:
- the LOC127831744 gene encoding uncharacterized protein LOC127831744, with the protein MLPHLVIFVSVFVASRAIPTTTKPQQCWCIDQAEQKDLFRCPREGTAVGTLYGDIFDDPCILREDDINVQDPVWVVGISDDNQVVYIKHDYSVVPKTCLYPKSRGKVTFDPSCPPVMLNGATLNPTTTTTTTTTTTTTTTTPKPTTTTTQKPTTTQRTILVPVTPVQTSPKCNYANILQAIQQQLSVPHADALCPGGQGGNPSEALLYAHCMAAPDHDALTWSALDKVMDVCSTLPIGEPIGAYLGKIPMAGSYGIFLGCFGNSFTIATQDCGANSAVTAKDAIALTGDANLFFTFDW; encoded by the exons ATGCTTCCTCATTTGGTCATCTTTGTGAGCGTCTTTGTTGCGTCCAGAGCCATTCCTACAACAACCAAGCCGCAGCAATGTTGGTGCATCGACCAAGCTGAACAAAAGGATTTGTTCAG ATGCCCGAGGGAAGGTACAGCCGTTGGGACCCTTTACGGAGACATCTTTGACGACCCATGCATTCTTCGCGAAGATGATATCAATGTTCAAGATCCGGTCTGGGTTGTTGGTATTTCTGATGACAACCAG GTTGTGTACATTAAACACGATTATTCGGTTGTCCCAAAGACGTGCCTCTATCCGAAATCGCGTG GTAAAGTAACTTTCGACCCCTCCTGCCCTCCGGTCATGTTAAACGGGGCGACGCTTA ACCCAACAACCAcgaccactaccaccaccaccacaacaacaacgACGACCACACCCAAGCCAACAACAACTACAACGCAAAAACCAACTACAA CCCAACGCACTATCCTTGTGCCTGTAACTCCTGTGCAAA CTTCGCCCAAATGCAACTACGCCAATATTCTCCAAGCCATCCAACAACAGCTGTCCGTGCCCCATGCCGACGCTCTCTGTCCCGGGGGACAAGGTGGAAATCCATCGGAGGCGCTGCTGTATGCACATTGTATGGCGGCTCCAGACCACGATGCCCTTACGTGGTCGGCTCTTGATAAG GTTATGGACGTGTGTTCAACGCTCCCAATAGGCGAACCCATCGGAGCATATCTTGGCAAAATCCCGATGGCTGGGTCATATGGAATATTTCTCGGGTGCTTTGGAAACTCTTTCACG ATTGCCACCCAAGATTGTGGAGCGAACTCTGCGGTGACAGCCAAGGACGCTATTGCCTTGACAGGAGATGCAAATCTGTTCTTCACCTTCGACTGGTGA